One Setaria italica strain Yugu1 chromosome II, Setaria_italica_v2.0, whole genome shotgun sequence DNA segment encodes these proteins:
- the LOC101757372 gene encoding phosphoribosylaminoimidazole-succinocarboxamide synthase, chloroplastic isoform X1, translating to MSPSTPPPAAASTARVATPAKTLLRAPSSPHPSRLPHISMSTSSPRAPPLAAAAGGRGAAAVAPSLLAADPGHREAVLLAARAAMGNCLGETRLDLAVPGLRLAAKGKVRDVYESGEHLVLVTTDRQSAFDRVLASIPFKGQVLNETSLWWFNRTRHITPNAVVSSPDKNVTIAKRCTVFPVEFVVRGFVTGTTDTSLWTVYNKGVRNYCGNALPNGMVKNQKLSANILTPTTKAADHDVPVTPDEIIKSGLMSKDDFDEAGSKALSLFAYGQQVALENGLILVDTKYEFGKTADGTIVLIDEVHTPDSSRYWIANSYEDRFKSGLEPENVDKEFLRLWFKDNCNPYEDKVLPEAPEELVCELAWRYIFLFETITNAKFEIPETQMQEPIHERISRNVAQALRDL from the exons ATGTCCCCCTCcacgccgccccccgccgccgcctcgactgCCCGCGTCGCGACCCCGGCCAAAACGCTCCTCCGGGCACCTTCATCCCCGCACCCTTCTCGCTTGCCCCACATCTCCATGTCCACCTCTTCTCCCCGCGCCCCACCCcttgccgcggcggccggcgggagaggcgcggcggcggtggcgccctccctcctcgccgccgacccgGGCCACCGCGAGGCCGTCCtgctcgccgcgcgcgccgccatggGGAACTGCCTCGGGGAGACCCGCCTCGACCTCGCCGTCCCggggctccgcctcgccgccaagGGCAAG GTGAGGGACGTGTACGAGAGCGGGGAGCACCTGGTGCTGGTGACCACTGACCGGCAGAGCGCGTTCGACCGTGTCCTTGCTTCCATCCCGTTTAAAGGCCAG GTTCTTAACGAGACAAGCCTTTGGTGGTTCAATCGAACCCGTCACATTACTCCAAATGCAGTAGTGTCTTCTCCTGATAAGAATGTGACAATTGCCAAAAGGTGCACAGTTTTTCCAGTTGAATTTGTTG TGAGGGGATTTGTTACAGGAACCACTGATACATCTTTGTGGACAGTTTACAATAAGGGTGTCAGGAACTATTGTGGAAATGCTCTTCCTAACG GCATGGTAAAGAATCAGAAGCTATCTGCGAATATACTGACACCAACAACTAAAGCTGCAGATCATGATGTCCCTGTCACTCCAGATGAG ATAATCAAATCAGGGCTGATGTCAAAGGATGATTTTGATGAGGCAGGAAGCAAAGCCTTAAGCTTGTTTGCATATGGACAG CAAGTGGCCTTAGAGAATGGATTAATTCTAGTTGACACAAAGTATGAGTTTGGAAAAACAGCGGATGGGACAATCGTGCTGATTGATGAG GTTCATACTCCTGACTCCAGCAGATATTGGATTGCTAATTCATATGAAGATAGATTCAAATCTGGTCTTGAACCTGAAAATGTTGACAAG GAGTTTTTAAGGCTTTGGTTCAAGGACAACTGCAATCCATATGAAGACAAG GTTCTGCCAGAAGCTCCGGAGGAGCTGGTCTGTGAGCTAGCCTGGCG GTACATTTTCCTGTTCGAGACAATCACAAATGCAAAATTCGAGATCCCTGAAACACAG ATGCAGGAACCGATTCATGAAAGGATCTCAAGGAATGTTGCTCAAGCCTTACGGGACCTGTAA
- the LOC101756971 gene encoding glutathione transferase GST 23, which produces MAEKGVKVFGMWASPMVIRVEWALRLKGVEYEYVDEDLANKSADLLRYNPVTKKVPVLVHDGKPIAESTIIVEYIDEAWKGGHPIMPADPYERAQARFWARYAEDKCNAALYPIFTATGEEQRKVAQEAQQCLKTLETALEGKKFFGGDAVGYLDIVVGWFAHWLPVVEEVCGVSIVTDEELPLMKAWFDRILAVDVLKAALPDRDRLVAANKARREQLHSA; this is translated from the exons ATGGCAGAGAAGGGCGTGAAGGTGTTCGGCATGTGGGCGAGCCCGATGGTGATCCGGGTGGAGTGGGCGCTCCGGCTCAAGGGCGTGGAGTACGAGTACGTCGACGAGGACCTGGCCAACAAGAGCGCCGACCTGCTCCGCTACAACCCGGTGACCAAGAAGGTGCCTGTGCTCGTCCACGACGGCAAGCCCATCGCCGAGTCCACCATCATCGTGGAGTACATCGACGAGGCCTGGAAGGGCGGCCACCCCATCATGCCGGCCGACCCCTACGAGCGTGCTCAGGCCAGGTTCTGGGCCAGGTACGCTGAAGACAAG TGCAACGCCGCTCTGTACCCGATCTTCACCGCGACCGGCGAGGAGCAGCGCAAGGTGGCGCAGGAGGCGCAGCAGTGCCTCAAGACCCTAGAGACGGCGCTGGAGGGGAAGAAGTTcttcggcggcgacgccgtGGGCTACCTCGACATCGTCGTCGGGTGGTTCGCGCACTGGCTGCCGGTCGTCGAGGAGGTGTGCGGCGTTAGCATCGTCACCGACGAGGAGCTGCCGCTGATGAAGGCCTGGTTCGACCGGATCCTCGCCGTGGACGTGTTGAAGGCGGCCCTGCCCGACAGGGACAGGCTCGTCGCGGCCAACAAGGCCCGCCGTGAGCAGCTCCACTCTGCGTAG
- the LOC101757372 gene encoding phosphoribosylaminoimidazole-succinocarboxamide synthase, chloroplastic isoform X2, with product MSPSTPPPAAASTARVATPAKTLLRAPSSPHPSRLPHISMSTSSPRAPPLAAAAGGRGAAAVAPSLLAADPGHREAVLLAARAAMGNCLGETRLDLAVPGLRLAAKGKVRDVYESGEHLVLVTTDRQSAFDRVLASIPFKGQVLNETSLWWFNRTRHITPNAVVSSPDKNVTIAKRCTVFPVEFVVRGFVTGTTDTSLWTVYNKGVRNYCGNALPNGMVKNQKLSANILTPTTKAADHDVPVTPDEIIKSGLMSKDDFDEAGSKALSLFAYGQQVALENGLILVDTKYEFGKTADGTIVLIDEVHTPDSSRYWIANSYEDRFKSGLEPENVDKEFLRLWFKDNCNPYEDKVLPEAPEELVCELAWRYIFLFETITNAKFEIPETQEPIHERISRNVAQALRDL from the exons ATGTCCCCCTCcacgccgccccccgccgccgcctcgactgCCCGCGTCGCGACCCCGGCCAAAACGCTCCTCCGGGCACCTTCATCCCCGCACCCTTCTCGCTTGCCCCACATCTCCATGTCCACCTCTTCTCCCCGCGCCCCACCCcttgccgcggcggccggcgggagaggcgcggcggcggtggcgccctccctcctcgccgccgacccgGGCCACCGCGAGGCCGTCCtgctcgccgcgcgcgccgccatggGGAACTGCCTCGGGGAGACCCGCCTCGACCTCGCCGTCCCggggctccgcctcgccgccaagGGCAAG GTGAGGGACGTGTACGAGAGCGGGGAGCACCTGGTGCTGGTGACCACTGACCGGCAGAGCGCGTTCGACCGTGTCCTTGCTTCCATCCCGTTTAAAGGCCAG GTTCTTAACGAGACAAGCCTTTGGTGGTTCAATCGAACCCGTCACATTACTCCAAATGCAGTAGTGTCTTCTCCTGATAAGAATGTGACAATTGCCAAAAGGTGCACAGTTTTTCCAGTTGAATTTGTTG TGAGGGGATTTGTTACAGGAACCACTGATACATCTTTGTGGACAGTTTACAATAAGGGTGTCAGGAACTATTGTGGAAATGCTCTTCCTAACG GCATGGTAAAGAATCAGAAGCTATCTGCGAATATACTGACACCAACAACTAAAGCTGCAGATCATGATGTCCCTGTCACTCCAGATGAG ATAATCAAATCAGGGCTGATGTCAAAGGATGATTTTGATGAGGCAGGAAGCAAAGCCTTAAGCTTGTTTGCATATGGACAG CAAGTGGCCTTAGAGAATGGATTAATTCTAGTTGACACAAAGTATGAGTTTGGAAAAACAGCGGATGGGACAATCGTGCTGATTGATGAG GTTCATACTCCTGACTCCAGCAGATATTGGATTGCTAATTCATATGAAGATAGATTCAAATCTGGTCTTGAACCTGAAAATGTTGACAAG GAGTTTTTAAGGCTTTGGTTCAAGGACAACTGCAATCCATATGAAGACAAG GTTCTGCCAGAAGCTCCGGAGGAGCTGGTCTGTGAGCTAGCCTGGCG GTACATTTTCCTGTTCGAGACAATCACAAATGCAAAATTCGAGATCCCTGAAACACAG GAACCGATTCATGAAAGGATCTCAAGGAATGTTGCTCAAGCCTTACGGGACCTGTAA
- the LOC101757372 gene encoding phosphoribosylaminoimidazole-succinocarboxamide synthase, chloroplastic isoform X3 has protein sequence MSPSTPPPAAASTARVATPAKTLLRAPSSPHPSRLPHISMSTSSPRAPPLAAAAGGRGAAAVAPSLLAADPGHREAVLLAARAAMGNCLGETRLDLAVPGLRLAAKGKVRDVYESGEHLVLVTTDRQSAFDRVLASIPFKGQVLNETSLWWFNRTRHITPNAVVSSPDKNVTIAKRCTVFPVEFVVRGFVTGTTDTSLWTVYNKGVRNYCGNALPNGMVKNQKLSANILTPTTKAADHDVPVTPDEIIKSGLMSKDDFDEAGSKALSLFAYGQQVALENGLILVDTKYEFGKTADGTIVLIDEVHTPDSSRYWIANSYEDRFKSGLEPENVDKEFLRLWFKDNCNPYEDKVHFPVRDNHKCKIRDP, from the exons ATGTCCCCCTCcacgccgccccccgccgccgcctcgactgCCCGCGTCGCGACCCCGGCCAAAACGCTCCTCCGGGCACCTTCATCCCCGCACCCTTCTCGCTTGCCCCACATCTCCATGTCCACCTCTTCTCCCCGCGCCCCACCCcttgccgcggcggccggcgggagaggcgcggcggcggtggcgccctccctcctcgccgccgacccgGGCCACCGCGAGGCCGTCCtgctcgccgcgcgcgccgccatggGGAACTGCCTCGGGGAGACCCGCCTCGACCTCGCCGTCCCggggctccgcctcgccgccaagGGCAAG GTGAGGGACGTGTACGAGAGCGGGGAGCACCTGGTGCTGGTGACCACTGACCGGCAGAGCGCGTTCGACCGTGTCCTTGCTTCCATCCCGTTTAAAGGCCAG GTTCTTAACGAGACAAGCCTTTGGTGGTTCAATCGAACCCGTCACATTACTCCAAATGCAGTAGTGTCTTCTCCTGATAAGAATGTGACAATTGCCAAAAGGTGCACAGTTTTTCCAGTTGAATTTGTTG TGAGGGGATTTGTTACAGGAACCACTGATACATCTTTGTGGACAGTTTACAATAAGGGTGTCAGGAACTATTGTGGAAATGCTCTTCCTAACG GCATGGTAAAGAATCAGAAGCTATCTGCGAATATACTGACACCAACAACTAAAGCTGCAGATCATGATGTCCCTGTCACTCCAGATGAG ATAATCAAATCAGGGCTGATGTCAAAGGATGATTTTGATGAGGCAGGAAGCAAAGCCTTAAGCTTGTTTGCATATGGACAG CAAGTGGCCTTAGAGAATGGATTAATTCTAGTTGACACAAAGTATGAGTTTGGAAAAACAGCGGATGGGACAATCGTGCTGATTGATGAG GTTCATACTCCTGACTCCAGCAGATATTGGATTGCTAATTCATATGAAGATAGATTCAAATCTGGTCTTGAACCTGAAAATGTTGACAAG GAGTTTTTAAGGCTTTGGTTCAAGGACAACTGCAATCCATATGAAGACAAG GTACATTTTCCTGTTCGAGACAATCACAAATGCAAAATTCGAGATCCCTGA
- the LOC101783317 gene encoding purine permease 3 — protein sequence MEVETPAQPRASQPRKNAGATQPGQSYSSSRLLRNPLLVVNFVLMVVGTAGGPLFLRAYFLHGGARKWLSAFLQTAGFPLLLVPLCVSFSRRKKAAGGTPFFLMTPRLLVASAGIGLMTGLDDLLYTYGLAYLPVSTSSILISTQLAFTAAFALLLVRQRFTASSVNAVVLLSVGAAMLGMNAGGDRPAGVSRAQYSAGFAMTLGAAALFGLVLPVMELSQARHAARPGAAPVTYTLVIEMQLVIGLTATIFTAVGMLVNNDFHAIPEEARQFGFGRSGYYLLLAGSAATYQCFFLGTIGAIFFGSALLAGVIMTVLIPVTEVLAVMLFSEPFNGTKGVALALSLWGFVSYFYGEVQTSKANHQSDDSDPPNAEHLDP from the exons ATGGAGGTCGAAACGCCGGCGCAACCCCGGGCGTCGCAGCCACGcaagaacgccggcgccacgCAGCCCGGCCAGAGCTACAGCAGCTCTAGGCTGCTGCGCAACCCGCTCCTCGTCGTCAACTTCGTCCTCATGGTCGTCGGCACGGCGGGCGGGCCGCTCTTCCTCCGCGCCTActtcctccacggcggcgcccgCAAGTGGCTCTCGGCCTTCCTCCAGACCGCCGGCTTCCCGCTCCTTCTCGTGCCGCTCTGCGTGTCCTTCTCCCGGCGGAagaaggcggccggcggcacgcCGTTCTTCCTCATGACGCCCCGCCTCCTGGTGGCGTCCGCGGGCATCGGCCTCATGACGGGCCTCGACGACCTCCTCTACACCTACGGCCTCGCCTACCTGCCGGTCTCCACGTCCTCCATCCTCATCTCCACGCAGCTGGCCTTCACGGCCGCCTTCGCGCTGCTGCTCGTGCGCCAGCGGTTCACGGCGTCCTCGGTGAACGCCGTGGTGCTGCTCAGCGTCGGCGCCGCCATGCTCGGGATGAACGCCGGCGGGGACCGCCCCGCGGGGGTGTCCCGGGCGCAGTATAGCGCCGGGTTCGCCATGacgctcggcgccgccgcgttgTTCGGCCTCGTGCTCCCCGTCATGGAGCTCAGCCAGGCGCGCCACGCGGCGcgccccggcgccgcgcccgTCACCTACACGCTCGTCATCGAGATGCAGCTCGTCATCGGCCTCACTGCCACCATCTTCACCGCGGTTGGCATGCTTGTGAACAATGATTTCCAC GCAATCCCAGAAGAGGCGCGGCAGTTCGGGTTCGGGCGGTCAGGCTACTACCTACTGCTCGCCGGGTCGGCCGCCACGTACCAGTGCTTCTTCCTCGGCACCAtcggcgccatcttcttcggcTCGGCGCTGCTCGCCGGCGTGATCATGACCGTGCTCATCCCGGTCACCGAGGTGCTCGCCGTCATGTTGTTCAGCGAGCCGTTCAACGGCACCAAGGGCGTCGCCCTCGCGCTCTCCCTGTGGGGCTTCGTCTCCTACTTCTACGGCGAGGTCCAGACGTCCAAGGCGAATCACCAGTCCGACGACAGTGATCCACCAAATGCCGAGCATCTGGACCCGTAG
- the LOC101758313 gene encoding serine/threonine-protein kinase PEPKR2: MDSLPRKRKGARAACSLAGSLHEAPAAAATARKRTCREPKPRPEKKKLSSGGGDEAASASARGGVVMTAPPASGRAAPDSPGRGLKRKLGCIESATRMGRKKRLDSEYELGAEIGQGKFGSVRICRARAGGEEFACKALAKNGEETVHREVEIMQHLSGHPGVVTLKAVFEDADQFYLVMELCGGGRLLDEIAREGKFSEQRAAIVIKDLMAVLKYCHEMGVVHRDIKPENILLTKAGKMKLADFGLAARVTNGQKLSGIAGSPAYVAPEVLSGSYSEKVDIWGAGVLLHVLLLGSLPFQGGSLDAVFESIKMVELDFSSSPWESISGLGKDLIGRMLNRDVSSRLTADEVLSHPWVLFYTECPLKVVTANLCVTNKIIAPIIPRGRLRSECESLSDLSQSSEEQDECGIVDALTAAITRVRISEPKRSRLCSPALQQECSSNLKSNLCTAF; this comes from the exons ATGGATTCGCTGCCGCGGAAGCGGAAgggcgcgcgcgccgcgtgcTCGCTGGCCGGATCCCTCCAcgaggcccccgccgccgccgccaccgctcgcaAGCGCACCTGCCGCGAGCCCAAGCCGCGGCCCGAGAAGAAGAAgctctcctccggcggcggcgacgaggcggcctccgcctcggccCGGGGTGGCGTGGTGatgacggcgccgccggccagcgggcgggcggcgcccgACAGCCCCGGCCGCGGGCTGAAGCggaagctgggctgcatcgagtCCGCCACGCGGATGgggcggaagaagcggctcgacAGCGAGTACGAGCTCGGCGCCGAGATCGGGCAGGGCAAGTTCGGTTCCGTCCGGATCTGCCGCGCCAGGGCGGGGGGCGAGGAGTTCGCCTGCAAGGCGCTTGCCAAGAACGGCGAGGAGACGGTCCACCGCGAGGTGGAGATCATGCAGCACCTCTCGGGCCACCCGGGCGTCGTCACGCTCAAGGCCGTCTTCGAGGACGCCGACCAGTTCTACCTCGTCATGGAGCtatgcggcggcgggaggctgcTCGACGAGATCGCCAGGGAGGGGAAGTTCTCTGAGCAGCGGGCTGCCATTGTGATCAAAGATCTCATGGCGGTGCTCAAGTACTGCCACGAGATGGGTGTCGTGCACAGGGACATTAAGCCGGAGAATATTTTGCTCACCAAGGCAGGGAAGATGAAGCTCGCTGATTTCGGACTTGCTGCGCGTGTCACTAATG GTCAGAAATTGTCTGGCATAGCTGGGAGCCCAGCATATGTGGCACCTGAAGTTCTTTCTGGAAGCTATTCTGAGAAAGTTGATATATGGGGTGCTGGTGTGCTACTGCATGTACTACTGCTTGGCTCACTTCCATTTCAAGGAGGCTCTCTGGACGCCGTCTTTGAGTCTATAAAGATGGTTGAACTTGATTTCAGCAGTAGTCCATGGGAATCAATATCAGGTCTCGGAAAGGATCTTATTGGTCGAATGTTGAATCGAGATGTCTCTTCTAGATTGACTGCTGATGAAGTCCTTA gtcaccCATGGGTCCTGTTTTACACGGAATGCCCCCTGAAGGTGGTAACTGCTAATTTGTGTGTCACTAACAAGATTATAGCACCCATAATTCCACGGGGCAGACTTAGGTCAGAATGTGAGTCATTGTCAGACTTAAGCCAGAGTTCAGAGGAGCAGGATGAATGTGGCATAGTTGACGCACTGACAGCAGCAATAACCCGTGTTAGAATATCAGAGCCGAAGAGAAGTCGGCTCTGTAGCCCTGCTCTTCAGCAGGAATGCTCTTCAAACTTGAAGAGCAATCTGTGCACGGCTTTCTGA